In one Mucilaginibacter ginsenosidivorax genomic region, the following are encoded:
- a CDS encoding DUF6443 domain-containing protein, with the protein MAITYITIKPELRQFCIALSFVLCALCSKAQTYLPPPATLSTTPAAGSYYSNTSITLGPTFSFTAATGSSLSLYIVAPDCVPQTTAPSLTQNYILTSAPRVGGITSTAGLAGRTTCELMQTVQYFDGLGRPLQTIQVKGSPLDKDVVQPYSYDTYGREAQKYLPYVATAATSDGRYKSTAIADQSAFYNNPSAFSAPGVVTIPAINGTSPAFGLTVFEPSPLNRPVEQGAPGADWQPVANTLTGHTVKLAYSSNNATALTDTANTTLVALYTATINTDQTRTLSRATANGGNYPANMLTITTTRDENWKSGRGGTMEEYKDKEGHVVLKRTFNYAGGTLQILSTYYVYDDLDNLAFVLPPKSGADSALPAALLNDLCYQYRYDERSRLSQKKLPGKGWEYTVYNRFDQPVLTQDANQRLTNQWMVTKYDALGRVIITGLWNAGSAIPLSTLQASIYGAAQSDVRNVADVALGYTISSYPAASSYLSVNYYDDYSFSNITDLPSAFTVAPAGSATSVRGLLTGSKINILGTSSMLWSVSYYDNLGRNIQGYKQHNLGGGTPNINNYDIITNSYDFTNVVTTSIRKHYNTTNTTSPVLTIVNTYTYDHMGRKLTSSEQINGGTNVMLSKSDYNEIGQLMAKHLHSATGVAPFLQDIDYTYNERGWLQKINDPSVAPTTTKLFSERLNYNSTQYGATPQYNGNIAEQTYNVYNSPTAGVQTVKYGYDPMNRLLSGTSSTGFTETGITYDVNGNLQTLNRTGPNAATLIYAYYSSGKSNQLQTVANGSTTFRSYGAYDANGNAPSDGAGKAFTYNLLNLPQTVTATGLSLSYTYDAAGNKLRKVSNGSATDYIDGIQYKADGTIDFVQTEEGKANRSGASYAYEYTLTDHLGNNRVTLDQTSGKVGEDDYYPFGLNVHRLQNAGNKYLYNKKELQEELNQYDYGARFYDPVIARWTSVDPHAEKYYANSQYDFVAGNPLSRIDHNGQDWFYYRSKDEKTKTWHWQEGNKATYINAKGKKVTDKKGYDYLVTYQHTGTNAFGAATGTITVYSQNKVTFTQSGVFSGSGWWTTLQNPTKGGFDAAGTGNYLLHLGKRSVMENDQKVAQGATNPAPAYGIQQIPSNTNLDYPDHSTHSVNSDYGGGRIRMNPVNDDMQYDASRDRGYYIHGKDQWWNFRTHGCVCDKTDATFNYFWGGEGSTVKTDVPMAVDIPVSISEK; encoded by the coding sequence ATGGCTATTACCTATATCACCATAAAACCAGAGCTAAGGCAATTCTGTATTGCTTTAAGCTTTGTGCTTTGCGCTTTGTGCTCAAAAGCCCAAACCTACCTGCCCCCCCCTGCAACGCTAAGCACAACACCAGCGGCAGGCTCGTACTACAGCAACACCAGCATTACGCTTGGCCCTACGTTCAGCTTTACTGCTGCTACCGGCAGCAGCCTGAGCCTGTACATTGTCGCCCCGGATTGCGTACCACAAACCACGGCCCCGAGCCTAACTCAAAATTATATCCTTACTTCAGCACCCCGGGTAGGTGGCATTACCAGCACGGCCGGCCTTGCCGGCCGCACAACCTGCGAACTGATGCAAACGGTGCAATACTTTGATGGCCTTGGCCGCCCGCTGCAAACCATACAGGTTAAAGGCTCGCCATTGGATAAAGACGTTGTACAGCCGTACAGCTATGATACCTATGGCCGCGAAGCGCAGAAGTATTTACCCTACGTAGCAACAGCGGCAACCAGCGATGGCAGATATAAAAGTACAGCCATTGCAGACCAGTCGGCCTTTTATAACAATCCGTCGGCCTTTTCGGCACCGGGCGTGGTCACCATACCGGCCATTAATGGCACATCACCGGCGTTTGGGCTAACAGTTTTTGAGCCATCGCCGCTGAACCGGCCTGTAGAACAAGGCGCCCCAGGTGCCGATTGGCAACCCGTAGCCAATACCTTAACCGGGCATACAGTAAAATTGGCCTATAGTAGCAATAACGCCACTGCTTTAACGGATACGGCCAATACCACCCTTGTTGCGCTGTACACGGCCACCATTAACACCGACCAGACCAGGACCCTTAGCAGGGCGACTGCCAATGGGGGAAATTACCCGGCCAACATGCTCACAATAACCACCACCAGGGATGAGAACTGGAAAAGCGGTCGCGGCGGCACTATGGAGGAGTACAAGGACAAAGAAGGGCATGTGGTGCTTAAACGCACCTTTAACTATGCCGGAGGCACATTACAAATATTAAGCACCTATTACGTGTACGACGACCTGGACAACCTTGCCTTTGTGCTGCCGCCTAAAAGCGGGGCTGATAGCGCATTGCCTGCTGCCTTGCTCAATGACCTGTGTTACCAGTACCGTTATGATGAGCGAAGCCGCCTGAGCCAAAAAAAGTTGCCCGGCAAAGGCTGGGAATACACGGTATACAACCGGTTTGATCAACCTGTTTTAACACAGGACGCCAATCAAAGGTTAACCAACCAGTGGATGGTAACAAAATACGATGCTTTAGGGCGGGTGATTATAACCGGGCTGTGGAATGCAGGTTCGGCTATCCCCTTATCCACTTTGCAAGCCAGTATTTACGGAGCAGCCCAATCAGACGTAAGGAATGTAGCCGACGTAGCACTTGGCTATACCATCAGCAGCTATCCGGCAGCAAGCAGCTATTTATCGGTTAATTATTACGACGATTACAGCTTTAGCAATATCACCGATTTACCGTCAGCATTTACAGTAGCCCCTGCCGGATCTGCCACATCAGTTCGAGGCTTATTAACGGGTAGCAAAATTAACATCCTGGGCACAAGCAGTATGCTGTGGAGCGTGAGCTATTATGATAACCTGGGGCGAAATATCCAGGGTTATAAGCAACACAACCTGGGCGGTGGTACCCCTAATATTAATAACTATGATATAATAACCAATAGCTATGACTTTACCAATGTAGTAACAACCAGTATCCGTAAGCATTACAACACCACCAATACTACAAGCCCTGTGCTGACAATAGTAAATACGTATACCTATGACCACATGGGCCGTAAACTGACCTCATCGGAGCAGATCAACGGCGGTACTAATGTGATGCTATCCAAAAGCGACTATAACGAGATAGGCCAGCTGATGGCCAAACACCTGCATAGCGCTACCGGTGTAGCCCCGTTTTTGCAGGACATTGACTATACGTATAACGAACGCGGATGGCTGCAAAAGATCAATGACCCATCCGTTGCGCCTACCACAACCAAACTATTTTCAGAAAGGTTGAATTATAACAGTACGCAATATGGCGCTACGCCACAATATAATGGTAATATTGCCGAGCAGACATATAATGTTTACAACTCGCCAACCGCAGGCGTGCAGACAGTGAAATACGGTTACGATCCTATGAACCGACTGCTTTCGGGTACCAGCAGTACCGGCTTCACTGAAACAGGTATCACCTATGACGTGAACGGTAATTTGCAAACGCTTAACCGTACCGGGCCTAACGCGGCAACCTTAATTTATGCTTACTATAGCAGCGGCAAGAGCAACCAACTGCAAACCGTAGCCAATGGCAGTACAACATTCAGGAGCTATGGCGCGTACGACGCTAACGGGAATGCACCCAGTGACGGTGCGGGCAAAGCGTTTACCTACAATTTGCTCAACTTGCCGCAAACGGTAACAGCAACCGGCCTGAGTTTATCCTATACATACGATGCCGCAGGAAACAAGCTGAGGAAGGTGAGCAACGGCAGCGCGACCGACTATATCGATGGCATCCAGTACAAGGCTGACGGCACAATCGATTTTGTGCAGACAGAAGAAGGCAAGGCAAACCGGAGTGGAGCCAGTTATGCTTACGAGTACACTTTAACCGACCATTTAGGAAACAACCGCGTTACACTTGATCAAACGAGTGGTAAGGTTGGTGAGGATGATTATTATCCGTTTGGTTTAAATGTACACCGTTTACAAAATGCCGGCAATAAGTATCTTTACAATAAGAAGGAGTTGCAGGAGGAATTGAATCAGTATGACTACGGTGCACGGTTCTATGACCCGGTGATTGCGAGGTGGACTAGTGTCGATCCACATGCCGAAAAATATTATGCCAACTCTCAATACGATTTTGTGGCTGGCAACCCTTTAAGTAGAATAGACCATAATGGGCAAGATTGGTTCTACTATAGGTCGAAAGATGAAAAGACAAAAACATGGCATTGGCAGGAAGGCAATAAGGCAACGTATATTAATGCAAAAGGTAAGAAAGTTACGGACAAAAAGGGCTATGACTATTTAGTGACATACCAACATACTGGTACGAATGCTTTCGGTGCAGCCACCGGAACAATTACCGTTTATAGCCAAAACAAGGTTACTTTTACGCAATCTGGTGTATTTTCTGGCTCTGGCTGGTGGACAACTTTACAAAATCCAACTAAAGGAGGGTTTGATGCTGCCGGAACCGGGAACTATTTGCTTCACTTAGGTAAAAGAAGTGTTATGGAAAATGATCAAAAAGTAGCCCAGGGAGCAACAAATCCAGCTCCGGCCTATGGAATTCAGCAAATACCGAGCAATACAAATTTAGATTATCCTGATCACTCAACCCATAGTGTTAATTCTGACTATGGTGGAGGCAGAATAAGAATGAACCCGGTAAATGACGACATGCAGTATGATGCTTCAAGAGACAGAGGTTATTATATACATGGAAAAGACCAATGGTGGAATTTTCGAACACATGGATGTGTATGTGATAAAACTGATGCCACATTTAATTATTTTTGGGGAGGCGAAGGTAGTACAGTAAAAACAGACGTGCCAATGGCGGTAGACATACCCGTTTCTATTTCAGAAAAATAA
- a CDS encoding DUF5977 domain-containing protein, with translation MLKGIYASFKKVALIICCSMIWQNGYCQFDDKSSAAPASPNVSATAKYANTTVNMYTGVPNISADLHTLAARGYSIPIALLYNGSGNKVQDMSSPIGLGWTISTNCLVSRYMRGLPDEGTNGYFGSSMGLKVTQPLDVTTMGGIMGATLDAEPDLFYYNLNGRYGKFVFNKDGVPVMLTDKSIRILNTPFKQELGLSGWVFEDIGGTFYYLGSDASSIENTQLTFYGETSNQVQNYASTWFLNKIITSNNTETITFSYAAGDPIKTTNYRKTEKFRDKITSTFDKGISFLGIPLSQPSSSLDFSVVDKSEWDSNIEELIQSPKYLSSIVTSNQSAYFTYDTQVRKDLANGKILNKVDIKDYKGELIKSFSLLHDYFYSFYNDANDVTVRGMTADNYRLKLNNITVTSGLAPIVTLPLFSFEYVQDINLPPRASNKFDHWGYYNNTGANSDNANLIPELQANMDREPSPVMMTANVLKKIYLPTGGYKEFVFEANTYYNQAISYNSYAGGLRIARIKSAGDPNTTPVITSYNYNDDLGHSTGKLINAAPIYVRYIEHTQSQFLPQYSTFSPNIPIYRDSGNGAPPVNVNNSIYAAIVVAVIDLFQSHKTTVESYSPFIVINSTSFNNMFDIDGSAIGYSQVTINNSNEGKTVNFFTDREDYPDYTNQLKVDGSFKTLERISPNMSPYTPATSYAFARGHLKQSLVYDNNNNLLKRITNKYVFNSVMDSVKGVRVAIGKVNISGTGQYQSVNTEFYNIGNYYYIAKQLLLSQTTEDDFITGNALPVSTVKSYTYNSPYPSLLTNVTIQNSDNSTNTIDYKYVLNKDLITYAKQSETDAVNKLYADGKYGILLDQIIKTNNKVLKGSRVGYKNWIINSQTFTLPETGYENNGITFNNAIQYFNYDQYGNLLCSNAKSGPKQSTIFGYNKLYAVAKAFNAADNDVFYEGFEEGAGNTSTSAKTGSVSFSGSYSRNLTGLDNGSYTLSYWLKTGSSWTLQSSTVPVTGNSYTINIAGGQIDDVRFYPVDAQMSTNTYTALNGLTGSTDVKNEATYFEYDQLLQLKNTKDQYGNIIKNLKYNYVVQQPGAVGTITYYSQAVSGGYSKNNCGTDATPNPMVVTYTIPANKYTSVISQADANQQAYNELIAEGQANANYVGGCKINH, from the coding sequence ATGCTAAAAGGAATTTATGCCTCTTTTAAAAAGGTGGCTCTTATTATATGTTGTTCGATGATTTGGCAAAACGGATATTGCCAGTTTGATGATAAAAGCTCGGCTGCGCCGGCATCGCCTAATGTTTCGGCAACAGCAAAATACGCTAATACAACTGTCAATATGTATACTGGTGTGCCTAATATCAGTGCCGATTTGCATACACTTGCTGCAAGGGGCTATAGTATACCTATTGCCTTACTTTACAACGGATCGGGCAATAAGGTGCAGGATATGTCGAGTCCGATAGGCTTGGGATGGACTATATCAACCAATTGCCTGGTGTCAAGATACATGAGAGGATTGCCGGATGAAGGCACAAACGGATACTTTGGCAGCTCGATGGGGCTTAAAGTAACACAACCGCTGGATGTTACAACAATGGGAGGTATCATGGGGGCTACCTTAGATGCCGAACCTGATTTGTTTTATTATAATCTTAATGGCAGGTACGGGAAATTTGTATTTAACAAAGATGGTGTTCCTGTTATGCTCACAGATAAGAGCATTCGTATTTTAAATACCCCGTTTAAGCAGGAATTGGGGCTTAGCGGCTGGGTATTTGAAGATATAGGAGGCACTTTTTATTATCTTGGTTCAGATGCCTCAAGCATCGAAAATACCCAGTTAACATTTTATGGTGAAACTTCAAATCAGGTACAAAACTATGCTTCTACCTGGTTTCTAAATAAAATAATAACTTCAAACAATACAGAAACTATTACTTTCAGTTATGCTGCAGGGGATCCCATTAAGACAACCAATTATCGTAAAACGGAAAAATTTAGGGATAAGATAACATCCACCTTCGATAAAGGTATCAGCTTTTTAGGAATTCCATTGTCGCAACCAAGTTCATCTCTCGATTTTTCAGTCGTAGATAAATCCGAATGGGATAGTAATATTGAAGAACTCATCCAAAGCCCTAAATACTTGAGTTCAATTGTTACATCAAATCAAAGTGCGTATTTTACATATGACACCCAGGTAAGAAAAGACCTTGCAAATGGAAAAATATTAAATAAAGTAGATATTAAAGATTATAAGGGGGAGTTGATTAAGTCGTTCTCGCTTCTGCATGATTATTTTTATTCATTTTACAACGACGCCAATGATGTAACCGTAAGGGGGATGACGGCCGATAATTACAGGCTCAAGCTAAATAATATAACGGTTACTTCGGGCTTAGCACCTATCGTTACGTTGCCGTTATTTAGCTTTGAATACGTTCAGGATATTAATTTACCCCCGCGTGCGTCAAATAAATTCGATCATTGGGGTTATTATAACAACACCGGGGCCAATAGCGATAACGCCAACCTAATTCCCGAATTGCAGGCGAATATGGACCGTGAACCATCGCCGGTGATGATGACAGCCAATGTGTTAAAAAAAATATATTTGCCAACCGGCGGATACAAAGAATTTGTGTTTGAAGCAAATACCTATTACAACCAGGCTATCTCATACAACAGCTACGCCGGCGGCCTCAGGATAGCAAGAATTAAATCAGCAGGAGACCCAAACACAACACCTGTAATTACAAGTTATAATTATAATGATGATTTGGGACATTCAACCGGGAAGCTTATAAACGCTGCACCCATATATGTCAGATACATAGAACATACACAAAGTCAGTTTCTTCCGCAATACAGCACTTTCAGCCCCAATATACCTATTTACAGAGACTCAGGCAACGGCGCTCCGCCTGTTAATGTCAACAACTCTATATATGCTGCAATTGTAGTTGCTGTGATAGATCTGTTCCAAAGCCACAAAACAACGGTAGAAAGCTACTCTCCGTTTATCGTAATCAACTCCACTTCTTTTAACAATATGTTTGATATTGATGGAAGTGCTATTGGCTATAGCCAGGTTACCATTAATAACAGCAATGAAGGAAAAACAGTAAACTTTTTTACAGACAGAGAAGATTACCCTGATTATACCAACCAATTAAAAGTAGATGGCTCGTTTAAAACTCTTGAACGAATTAGTCCCAACATGAGTCCGTATACGCCGGCAACGTCTTATGCGTTTGCGCGCGGGCATCTTAAACAGTCGCTCGTATATGATAACAACAATAATTTACTTAAAAGAATAACCAATAAATATGTTTTTAATTCGGTTATGGATAGTGTTAAAGGTGTTCGGGTGGCTATTGGAAAGGTAAATATCTCCGGAACGGGGCAATACCAAAGCGTAAATACCGAATTTTATAATATCGGCAACTACTATTATATAGCAAAGCAATTATTGTTAAGCCAAACTACCGAAGATGATTTTATTACGGGCAATGCTTTGCCTGTATCTACCGTAAAATCATATACCTATAATTCTCCCTATCCATCGCTATTAACAAATGTAACAATTCAAAACAGCGACAATAGTACAAATACTATTGATTATAAATATGTATTGAATAAAGATTTGATAACGTATGCCAAGCAGTCAGAAACAGATGCAGTTAATAAACTATATGCGGATGGTAAATACGGTATTCTGCTCGATCAAATAATCAAGACCAATAACAAGGTATTAAAAGGTAGTCGTGTTGGGTATAAAAACTGGATAATTAATAGCCAAACGTTCACTTTGCCCGAAACGGGTTACGAGAATAACGGTATTACATTCAATAATGCTATTCAATATTTTAATTACGATCAGTATGGTAATTTGCTCTGCTCAAATGCCAAATCGGGACCTAAACAATCCACGATATTTGGATATAATAAACTGTATGCGGTGGCAAAAGCGTTCAATGCAGCCGATAATGATGTATTTTATGAAGGCTTTGAGGAAGGGGCCGGCAATACAAGCACATCGGCTAAAACAGGTAGCGTTAGTTTTAGCGGCAGTTATTCCAGGAACCTCACGGGCCTTGATAATGGTAGCTATACGCTAAGCTATTGGCTTAAAACAGGAAGTTCATGGACCCTTCAAAGTAGTACCGTACCCGTTACCGGTAATAGTTACACCATAAATATTGCCGGCGGACAAATAGATGATGTGCGATTTTATCCTGTTGATGCGCAAATGTCGACTAATACCTATACAGCTTTAAACGGTTTAACGGGATCTACGGATGTTAAAAATGAAGCTACATATTTTGAGTACGATCAGCTTTTACAATTGAAGAATACCAAAGATCAGTACGGAAATATTATAAAGAATTTGAAATATAACTACGTTGTACAGCAGCCCGGCGCCGTTGGTACCATAACTTATTATAGCCAGGCAGTATCCGGCGGCTATTCGAAGAACAATTGCGGAACAGACGCCACGCCCAACCCCATGGTTGTAACTTATACTATCCCGGCAAACAAATATACTTCTGTTATTTCTCAGGCCGATGCAAATCAGCAAGCTTACAATGAACTTATTGCCGAGGGGCAGGCCAATGCAAATTATGTTGGCGGATGCAAAATAAATCATTAA
- a CDS encoding DUF6443 domain-containing protein, whose amino-acid sequence MITKPILASKALNQLLICVCLLFAGYSIQAQTYVSSLSSTGTTGEYYNNNSISLLDGFSSTPAAGQSFHAYITAPDCVPIVSNQTNGLNYILVSIPRVGGITDASQLVNRNTCEVKQVIQYSDGLGRALQYVGIQSSVSDKDIVQPILYDQFGRDSINFLAYGSTVNGGSYHSSALTEQASFYNPSSPGAPNIATTLFPFSRSGFEPSPLSRIAEQGAIGDAWQLTNTIGASSPGHTTRITYGTNNNTSWATDTSHSYQAALFTATTNADQSRTIGRQNNTATYAPSTLTVTVQTDENWKSGRGGSVETYTDKIGRVVLTRKYIYNGGLKILSTYYVYDDFGNLAFVLPPAASPDTGLPSQNILDNLCYQYQYDEWHRLVRKKIPGKDWEYFVYNKLNQLVLSQDGNQRLGNQWFVFKYDALGRQIVSGIWNAGSVMALSTLQANIYAAPQWDTKDNTNNVTQYPTGYVINSYPALTYTLGISYFDNYNIPNLPAAYNNVAAGSKMTSGLLTATKAAILDNNGNPTKLLLAVNYYDDKGQLTKAYQQHYLGAGTTNYANYDSYAINYDFTGQATDLTRSHYNTTNTLPVVTIANNFTYDHTGNLKQVYEQINGGKNVLLAQGDYNEAGQLITKHLHSETGGAPFLQDVNYTYNERGWLRSLNSSSNLLNIDLRYNAPDAGITKQYNGSVAQMLYTAPHGGSKAFSYSYDQLNRVLGASSTGGLLNETISYDLNGNISSLTRGGGSAAQLSYTYQNNGLSNQLASVKNNNTAYRSYSYDPNGNATSDGGSKQIAYNLLNLPKEVDQGSVPLATYTYDATGVKLRNTSSDGSTWDYVDGIVYYNNNIAFIETSEGRAVPNGGAYSYQYNLTDHLGNVRSSFDKDPSTQQVRQIQEDDYYTFGLRKLPGVYDFSNGNRNLYNGKELQNDLTNQDDFGWRFYDPVIGRWNAADQLAENDAAVSPYNYVSNNPVNRIDPDGLWDWYLPDGETDKTKAVWFPGSGAHAGYTNIGPSGWGIYEATGQVEWFNTDGTKSLSRYNLAEVKVVDVKPGPSLAEQALDIGTNFIPIVGSSKDIYQGIRDGNWLQAGLGVGGLILDVATLGSSSLIEGGIKTGVKELAEVGTKELVETEAKNALTNDQLVKRAAEFADEFVTKAKNPGALGTAKHEAATKLLERYQNIYGDRGLTFKEYFNNEQSLGIGNKGFLDVVDHASQKIYDFKFGAAKLGGAQQAKYARNFAGYIIKQIKP is encoded by the coding sequence ATGATCACTAAACCTATCCTTGCAAGCAAAGCTTTAAACCAGCTGTTGATTTGCGTCTGTTTGTTATTTGCTGGCTACAGTATACAAGCACAAACTTATGTGAGCTCATTAAGCAGCACCGGTACTACCGGTGAGTATTACAATAACAACAGTATCTCATTGTTGGATGGCTTTTCGTCGACCCCTGCGGCGGGTCAAAGCTTTCATGCGTATATTACAGCCCCGGATTGCGTGCCCATAGTATCAAATCAAACTAATGGCCTCAATTATATATTGGTTTCTATTCCCCGGGTAGGGGGCATTACAGATGCATCGCAGCTTGTAAACCGCAATACATGCGAAGTAAAGCAGGTAATACAATATTCCGACGGGCTGGGCAGGGCTTTACAATATGTGGGAATACAAAGTTCAGTATCGGATAAAGATATTGTACAACCAATCCTTTACGATCAGTTTGGCCGGGATTCCATTAATTTTCTGGCCTATGGCAGCACGGTAAATGGCGGGAGCTATCATTCTTCGGCACTTACCGAGCAAGCAAGTTTTTATAATCCGTCGTCGCCGGGTGCTCCTAATATTGCAACCACTTTGTTTCCGTTCTCCCGGTCAGGTTTCGAGCCGTCGCCATTAAGCCGTATAGCAGAACAAGGTGCTATTGGCGATGCCTGGCAGCTAACTAATACAATAGGAGCCAGCAGCCCGGGCCATACCACCAGGATAACTTATGGCACCAATAACAATACCAGCTGGGCAACAGATACCTCGCACAGCTACCAGGCAGCATTATTTACAGCTACTACTAATGCCGACCAAAGCAGAACAATTGGCAGACAAAACAACACCGCAACGTACGCCCCAAGCACATTAACCGTAACCGTTCAAACTGACGAAAATTGGAAGAGCGGCAGGGGGGGAAGTGTTGAAACCTACACCGATAAAATAGGTCGCGTGGTGCTAACGCGAAAGTACATTTACAACGGAGGTTTAAAAATATTGTCGACCTATTATGTTTATGACGATTTTGGAAACCTTGCATTTGTACTCCCTCCGGCCGCCAGTCCAGATACCGGCCTGCCGTCGCAAAATATACTTGATAACTTATGCTATCAATATCAATATGATGAATGGCATCGTTTGGTAAGGAAGAAAATTCCGGGGAAAGACTGGGAATACTTTGTTTACAATAAATTAAACCAATTGGTATTAAGCCAGGATGGTAATCAAAGACTTGGTAACCAATGGTTTGTTTTTAAATACGACGCATTGGGCCGCCAGATTGTGTCCGGAATTTGGAATGCAGGTTCGGTAATGGCACTAAGTACTTTGCAAGCTAACATATATGCTGCCCCGCAATGGGATACTAAAGATAATACCAACAATGTAACCCAGTATCCTACAGGCTACGTTATTAATAGTTATCCGGCATTAACCTATACTTTAGGCATCAGTTATTTTGATAACTACAATATACCCAATTTGCCGGCTGCTTATAATAATGTAGCAGCAGGCAGTAAAATGACATCGGGTTTACTTACTGCAACGAAAGCTGCAATTCTGGATAATAACGGGAATCCAACAAAGCTTTTGCTCGCTGTAAATTATTACGATGATAAAGGGCAATTAACCAAAGCTTATCAGCAACATTACCTGGGTGCCGGCACAACAAATTATGCCAATTACGATAGTTACGCTATAAACTATGATTTCACAGGCCAGGCTACGGATTTAACCCGCAGCCACTATAACACCACAAATACTTTACCGGTTGTTACTATTGCCAATAACTTCACATATGATCATACCGGAAATTTAAAACAGGTATATGAACAGATAAACGGAGGGAAAAATGTATTACTTGCCCAGGGTGATTATAATGAAGCAGGCCAGTTAATAACCAAACATTTACATAGCGAAACAGGTGGCGCACCGTTTTTGCAGGATGTTAACTATACTTATAACGAACGTGGCTGGCTGAGAAGCTTAAACAGCAGCAGCAATCTGCTAAATATAGATTTAAGATACAACGCCCCCGACGCTGGTATAACAAAGCAATATAATGGATCTGTAGCTCAAATGTTGTATACCGCGCCGCATGGGGGCAGCAAGGCTTTCAGTTACAGTTACGATCAGTTAAACAGAGTGCTCGGTGCTTCATCTACTGGCGGACTGCTTAATGAAACGATAAGCTATGACCTTAACGGTAATATCAGCAGTTTAACCCGCGGAGGCGGAAGTGCGGCCCAGTTAAGTTATACCTATCAAAATAATGGCTTAAGCAATCAGCTGGCATCTGTAAAAAATAATAATACCGCTTACAGAAGTTATAGTTATGATCCAAATGGTAATGCCACATCTGATGGCGGCAGTAAACAAATAGCATACAATTTATTAAACCTTCCCAAAGAGGTTGATCAGGGTAGCGTTCCTCTTGCAACATATACATATGATGCAACCGGGGTTAAATTACGTAATACAAGCAGCGACGGAAGTACCTGGGATTATGTTGATGGCATTGTTTACTACAACAATAATATTGCTTTTATTGAAACAAGTGAGGGCCGCGCGGTGCCCAACGGTGGAGCTTATAGCTATCAGTATAATTTAACAGATCATTTAGGTAACGTACGGAGCAGCTTTGATAAAGATCCATCCACTCAGCAAGTAAGGCAGATACAGGAAGATGATTACTACACCTTCGGCTTAAGGAAACTTCCCGGTGTATATGATTTCTCTAACGGCAACCGCAACCTTTATAATGGTAAAGAGTTACAAAATGACTTAACAAACCAGGATGATTTCGGCTGGCGTTTTTATGATCCGGTAATTGGGAGGTGGAATGCCGCCGACCAGTTAGCGGAAAATGACGCTGCCGTTTCTCCTTACAACTATGTGAGTAATAATCCGGTTAACCGGATAGATCCCGATGGGCTGTGGGACTGGTATTTACCCGATGGAGAAACAGATAAAACAAAGGCAGTTTGGTTTCCGGGAAGTGGGGCGCATGCAGGCTATACTAATATAGGACCATCGGGCTGGGGAATATATGAGGCAACCGGACAAGTGGAATGGTTTAACACCGATGGAACAAAATCATTATCGCGTTATAACCTGGCAGAGGTAAAGGTAGTTGATGTCAAACCTGGTCCATCGCTCGCAGAACAGGCTTTAGATATCGGCACTAATTTTATTCCCATCGTAGGCTCATCTAAGGATATTTACCAGGGCATCCGCGATGGTAATTGGCTGCAGGCGGGATTGGGAGTAGGCGGTTTAATTCTTGATGTGGCCACGCTTGGAAGTTCTTCGCTGATTGAGGGAGGAATAAAAACGGGTGTTAAAGAGTTGGCTGAGGTTGGGACTAAGGAGCTGGTTGAAACAGAGGCAAAAAATGCCCTTACTAATGACCAATTAGTTAAAAGAGCAGCTGAGTTTGCGGATGAGTTTGTAACCAAAGCGAAAAACCCAGGAGCATTGGGAACGGCAAAACATGAGGCTGCAACAAAATTGTTAGAAAGGTATCAAAATATTTATGGCGATAGAGGGTTAACATTCAAAGAGTATTTTAATAATGAGCAAAGTCTCGGCATTGGCAATAAAGGTTTTTTGGACGTGGTTGACCACGCGAGTCAAAAAATTTACGATTTTAAATTTGGAGCTGCTAAATTAGGGGGAGCTCAGCAAGCGAAATATGCTCGTAATTTTGCCGGATATATTATAAAACAAATTAAACCATGA